The Novosphingobium resinovorum nucleotide sequence GAGGAAGCGCTGGCGGAAAACGGCGGCCACCAGCCGATCCTGACCTGATTTTCAACTCAACACGATAACCTTCGGGGGAATAGCCCAATGCGTCTCGTTACTTACCGTGCCAATGTCGAAGCCGAAGCCCGGCTCGGCGCTCTCGTCTCCGGCTTCGGCGGCGATCTCGTGCTCGACCTCGAACTGTTCGGCGAGGAAATGGGCGTTCCCTTCCCCGCGACGATGCTGGAGTTCATCGACCTCGGCCCGCAGGCCGTGGCGATCGCCTCCAAGCTGATCGAGCAGGCCGAGGGCCTGTTCCCGCTCGGCACCGCGATACCCTTCGCCAACGTCATCCTGCTCGCGCCGATCCCGCGTCCGCGCAAGAACATCTTCGGTATCGGCCTCAACTACACCGAGCACGTCTCCGAGAGCGCCAAGTCGCTCGACACCTCGCCCGAACTGCCGCGCCAGCCGGTGATCTTCTCCAAGCCGCCGACCTCGGTGATCGCTCCGGGCGAGCCGATCCGCCACAACGGCGAGATCACCCAGCAGCTCGACTGGGAAGTCGAACTCGCCGCCATCATCGGCACCCGCGCCAAGGGCGTCGCCCGTGAGGACGCGCTGAACTACGTGTTCGGCTATACCGTCTGCATCGACATGAGCGCGCGCGACTGCCGCCGTGCCGGCCAGTGGATCTACTCCAAGGGCCAAGACACTTTCGCACCGATGGGCCCGGTCGTGGTCACCGCCGACGAGCTGGGCGATCCGCAGACCCTCGACCTCTCGCTCACCGTCAACGGCGTGACCAAGCAGTCGAGCAACACCGCCTTCATGCTGTTCAAGGTCGACGAACTGGTCGCCGACATCTCGAAGGGCATCACCCTTGAGCCGGGCGACATCATCGCCACCGGCACCCCGGCGGGCGTCGGCGCGGGCATGGACCCGCAGGAGTGGGTCTGGCCGGGCGACGTGATCACAGCGACCGTCGAGAAGATCGGCTCGCTGACCCACTCGGTCATCAAGGCCTGATTTCAAGAACTTCCCGAAAGGGGAGAACATCCTCCCTGACTTTCAAGCGGGGGCCTTTTCGAAGGCCCCCGTTTTTTCATGGTCGGTCGCCGTTGCGAGCGGTGATCCGGAGCATAAGCGCCCTTAGCTATATCCTCGTCATCCCCGCGAAAGCGGGGACCCAGCTGATGTCGGTGCAACAGGAACCGTCAGGAGATGGGTTCCCGCCTTCGCGGGAATGACGATAAGGGTGGGTTGCGGCCATCTACCGCAATTCACCAAATTCGTCATTGCGAGCGCAGCGAAGCAATCCAGGGCGGCTCAAGACTGCCCTGGATTGCTTCGCTGCGCTCGCAATGACGAACCGGGGGGATAGCCGCTAAGGGTGGTAAGCTGTCTGTCTGCTCACAATCAAAGGCAAGCCTTAAGCGGAACGCATAATCCAAAAACCGACCGCCACCGCTGCCGTAAGGATGCCGACAATTACAGCCACCGTTCGGGCTGTGAGATACATATTCGACACCATGGTCCACAATGTCGGCGCCGGTTGAGGATCAGCAGGATCGTACAAAACCGCGTGAGTGCGAACGGGAATCACAGAGAAGATCAGCCCTGCGGTCAACACTACAAGGATGCCGAGTTTCCACCACATATCATCGTTCCATATCGTCTGCTGATCGGCATGCTGCTGTAGAAGTTGAAAGGCTGCAATGGGGCGTGTCCGGTCAGGCTGCATTTCTTCCCGAGCGGCGAGCACCGGACGGACGGCTATAGAGCGCAGCGCTCGCCGCCCGGAATGGCGAAAAAGGGTGGTTTCTTGTCGGTCCGCTTTGATACGCAACCATGTGGTAAGCGGACAGTAAACCTGACACTATCTTGGCATGAAACATGATCGCCTCTGTGCAATTGGGCATAACCTCGCTGATTCAATGGCCAGTGGCTTAGGCTTGGTGATCGGCTATCACCCGATGGACGTTTTCAGTGAAGCCGCATCGTCATCCAACGGCGTGATCGAGGTGGATTTCCTTCGCGGCTGTATCGTCCGAGGCGAGGCTTCGGACAATCTGAAAGCGGCGGCTGCTCGATTTGCGGAAGTGTTGCCAAAATTCTGCCAGCAGAATGGGGCGCAAGTCGCAGACTTTGAAAGCCTGTCAGCGGTGTTTGATGCAAATGCTCTTGAACCTCGGGTATTCCTCACTGTCTCAGACCAGAACGGCCATCGTTCCACCACCGACTATATGGGGCTCCCCTTGAAGAGGGTGAGAGTATTGGATGAACTCGGCCGCATTCGGCGCAAACCAAGGCGCGAAGCCGCCGCCACGACTGCTTTCGGAGCGGACTCATCTGATACTGAGTGACCTACAAGGGGCGCTTGCTCACTGTCCGAATTTGTCCACGCAGCCTAGGCTGTCAGCCGCGGGTGGCAGGCCATCAGCGACAGGGCGATCCCTGCAACACCCGCGCCGAACACCATGTCCACAAGGTAATGCGTACCCTCGACCGGCGTGGACAGCAGCATCCCGGCGTTGAGCCCGACGATCCACCAGCGCAGCGCTGGAATGCGCCAGCCCGCCGCGATGTAGAGCACCGCCGCCGCCGTGTGGAAGCTCGGCGCCGAGACGATGCCGCGCAAATGGCCAAGGTCGACAATATGGACCTGATAGGCCCGCAGCGCCGGGATCAGGCCCTCCTGCCACTGCTCGCTTTCGGGCATGTAGGGGATCGCAGCATGCCACAGGTAGGAAAACGGGCCGATGGCGGGCATCAGGCTGAACAGCAGCAGGGTGATGATGGTGGCCAGCCAGAACCCGGCGATGAAGCGATAGGCCTCGTCATGCCGCTCGCCCCGCGCCGCGCACCACAGCAGCACTACGGGGGTGACGTAAATGCTGCGATAGACCACCGTGCCCACCGCCTGCAGCACCGGATGCGCGGCGACGAGGCGGTAGAGGCTCACCCAGTCGAACCCCATGGCCACGTCGATCGCCTGCAACCGCGAGTCGGCATAGCCGCTGGTCAGGGCCGCCACCGGGTAGCTGGCGGTCGCGCCCATCAGCGAGATCATCGTGAAGATCGCGGCGTACTCGCTGAAATGCGCGAGCGGCAGCGCATGGCGCCAACTGGTTCGGGGCAGGACGAAGCGCGCGAGCAGGGCGAGCAGCCCGGCGGCGTAGAATGGCCGATTGCCCGCCTGCCACGGATCGATGACGAGTTGCGCCCGGTGCATCAGCACGGTCAGGACGGCAAGGCTCAGCAGCATCGCGCCCCAGACCTGCGGCCGGATCGCCGGGCCGGAGCGGCGCAGTTCCACGAGCGCCGGAGTGATCGCGGCAACAGGCGTCGCGGTGCCAGTGGGAACGGTCGTGGCCCACTGGGGCGGCGTCGATTGCATTGGTCGTGGATCCTGGGCGATAAGTGCGAACGAGAAGCCTATCGCCGCTTAAGCCTCCATGAACCAGTGGAATTGTGCGTGGGTCAGGCCGGAACCAGCCCCGCCTCGATCCTTTCGCGCACGTGGGCGGGCCATTCGACCGGGCGGTGGTCGTTCAGGTCCATGCATACCAGCACCACTTGCGCGCGCAGGCGGTCGCGGCCTTCACCGGCGAACACGACTTCGATCCCGCAGCTGGTACGACCAAGCCGCTTGGCGGTGATGGTCATGTCCAGCCGGTCGCCGAGGCGGCTGGGCGAGACGAATTCGACGTCCAGCTTCACCGTCGGCACGCCGATGTGGTGTTCCAGATGCATGGATGCGAAGTCCATGCCGAGGTCCTGCGCGAACCAGTCTTCCACCGCGCCGTTCAGCATCTCGAAGTAGCGGGGGTAGAAGACGATCCCCGCTGGGTCGACATGCGCGAAGCGCACTTGCGTGGAGGTGGTGAAAGGCATCGGCGAGAGGTCCTAGAGAATGGAAGTCTTGAGCTGGGTCAGCAGGGTCAGAAGCTGGCGCTGGCTGTCCTCGGGAAAGTCGGCGAGGGCTTCGCGCACCCAGCCGTGGTGGGCCTCTGCCAGTACGGCGAACTGGACGCGGCCGTTCGGCGTGAGCGAGACGATGGCGGAGCGGGCGTCTTCCGGGTCGGTGTACGAAGAGACGAGGCCCTGTTCCTGTAACTGGCGCACGATCGCGGTGACGTTGCCGTTCGACACCAGCAGCGCGCGCGACAGTTCGCCCATGCGCAGGCCGTCCGGCGCGCGGTCGAGCGTCGCGAGGATGTCGAAACGGGGCAGGGTGGTGGAGAACTGGTCCTCGAAATTGCGGCGCAGGCGCTTCTCGATGATCTTCGCGCAGTCGAGCAGGCGCACCCAGACGCGCAAGTCGAGCGTGCCGGACGGCGCGATGCTGCCGGGAATCGTCTTTTCCATCGTCGCCAAGGCTCCTCGTTCTCCAGGAGGTTCCATAGCGGGGGATGCGATTATGTCGATTCCTGCAGGCATAAAGTTTCTTTCGGGCAAGCAACCCTGCGTTGAAGCAGACCCTTCGACAGGCTCAGGGTGAGCGGGGTTGGAATGAACCTCCCAATTCCGCTCAGGCTGAGCTTGTCGAAGCCCCGGCCGCGGGGCGCGAGGGTCAGGCTCGTGCGCCCTCCGCCTGTTTCGCGGCGCGCATCGCCATCTGCTGGCCCAGTTTGTAGGGCGCGGGGATCGGCTGTTCCTCATACCCGGCCGAGGCCGCCGCGCGCAGCGTCCACACCGGGTCGAACAGGTGCGTGCGGCCCAGCGCGACGAGATCGGCGCGGCCCGCCGTCAGGATCGAGTTGACCTGATCGGCATCGGCGATGTTGCCCACCGCGATCGTCGGCACACCTGCCTCGTTGC carries:
- a CDS encoding MarR family winged helix-turn-helix transcriptional regulator, which translates into the protein MEKTIPGSIAPSGTLDLRVWVRLLDCAKIIEKRLRRNFEDQFSTTLPRFDILATLDRAPDGLRMGELSRALLVSNGNVTAIVRQLQEQGLVSSYTDPEDARSAIVSLTPNGRVQFAVLAEAHHGWVREALADFPEDSQRQLLTLLTQLKTSIL
- a CDS encoding acyl-CoA thioesterase, producing MPFTTSTQVRFAHVDPAGIVFYPRYFEMLNGAVEDWFAQDLGMDFASMHLEHHIGVPTVKLDVEFVSPSRLGDRLDMTITAKRLGRTSCGIEVVFAGEGRDRLRAQVVLVCMDLNDHRPVEWPAHVRERIEAGLVPA
- a CDS encoding phosphatase PAP2 family protein, with translation MQSTPPQWATTVPTGTATPVAAITPALVELRRSGPAIRPQVWGAMLLSLAVLTVLMHRAQLVIDPWQAGNRPFYAAGLLALLARFVLPRTSWRHALPLAHFSEYAAIFTMISLMGATASYPVAALTSGYADSRLQAIDVAMGFDWVSLYRLVAAHPVLQAVGTVVYRSIYVTPVVLLWCAARGERHDEAYRFIAGFWLATIITLLLFSLMPAIGPFSYLWHAAIPYMPESEQWQEGLIPALRAYQVHIVDLGHLRGIVSAPSFHTAAAVLYIAAGWRIPALRWWIVGLNAGMLLSTPVEGTHYLVDMVFGAGVAGIALSLMACHPRLTA
- a CDS encoding fumarylacetoacetate hydrolase family protein, with the protein product MRLVTYRANVEAEARLGALVSGFGGDLVLDLELFGEEMGVPFPATMLEFIDLGPQAVAIASKLIEQAEGLFPLGTAIPFANVILLAPIPRPRKNIFGIGLNYTEHVSESAKSLDTSPELPRQPVIFSKPPTSVIAPGEPIRHNGEITQQLDWEVELAAIIGTRAKGVAREDALNYVFGYTVCIDMSARDCRRAGQWIYSKGQDTFAPMGPVVVTADELGDPQTLDLSLTVNGVTKQSSNTAFMLFKVDELVADISKGITLEPGDIIATGTPAGVGAGMDPQEWVWPGDVITATVEKIGSLTHSVIKA